In one Zobellia galactanivorans genomic region, the following are encoded:
- a CDS encoding polysaccharide lyase has product MKRKLSIVSLCFVLVLFTVTKTKAQTADVYHFNFDELPTGPYDKDQIKDALGVSFCKGADEGRVSIESFPDQGKTLKVKYPKGQVKTGESGIHTKVYFNDGQFHDELYMSYKVYFPSDFEFRAGGKLPGLSYQTSDRNMSLRLMWRKNGLVETYVHYNTKPTRPDYKASINWSLTDPIEEANGGPQADQVKFTKGTWQHIEMYYKLNTPGKQDGIMRGWLNGQLALEITNVEDFRQVGEGDIGLNSFYLSSFFGGSDESFQPTKDVYAYFDDFKVSTHRIGPPSRTGNELQIGASANEAQQSLQNPSDTSDTEVKIYPNPVLDGILYLEGIDADTKNISIYSMMGYRVKSWVPDTSTKTPSIDLGQLDTGTYIMVIESNKRKITKMIYKV; this is encoded by the coding sequence ATGAAAAGAAAATTATCGATAGTATCACTATGCTTTGTTCTTGTGCTATTCACCGTAACAAAAACAAAGGCCCAAACAGCAGATGTATATCATTTCAATTTTGACGAACTGCCCACCGGGCCATATGACAAAGACCAAATTAAGGATGCCTTAGGGGTTTCATTTTGCAAAGGTGCAGATGAGGGTCGTGTTTCCATAGAAAGTTTTCCCGACCAGGGAAAAACGCTAAAGGTAAAATATCCTAAAGGACAGGTGAAAACCGGTGAAAGCGGTATCCATACCAAGGTCTATTTTAACGACGGACAGTTTCACGATGAACTATATATGAGTTACAAGGTCTATTTTCCGTCGGATTTTGAATTTAGGGCCGGGGGGAAATTACCGGGACTATCGTATCAGACAAGTGACAGGAATATGTCATTACGGCTAATGTGGCGAAAAAACGGACTCGTTGAAACCTATGTGCACTACAATACAAAACCGACGCGACCTGATTACAAGGCTTCCATCAACTGGAGCCTAACAGACCCTATAGAGGAAGCCAATGGAGGGCCGCAAGCCGATCAGGTCAAGTTTACGAAGGGCACTTGGCAGCATATAGAAATGTATTACAAATTAAATACGCCCGGAAAGCAAGATGGTATTATGCGAGGCTGGTTAAACGGACAGTTAGCTTTAGAGATAACCAATGTTGAAGATTTCCGACAAGTAGGGGAAGGCGATATAGGCTTAAATTCCTTCTATTTGTCTTCTTTCTTTGGGGGCTCTGACGAAAGCTTTCAGCCCACAAAGGATGTCTACGCCTATTTTGACGATTTTAAAGTATCGACCCACCGAATAGGTCCGCCATCCCGAACAGGAAATGAACTACAGATCGGCGCGTCGGCAAACGAAGCACAGCAAAGCCTTCAAAACCCTAGTGATACTAGCGATACTGAGGTTAAAATATATCCAAATCCGGTACTAGACGGCATTTTATACCTCGAAGGAATTGATGCGGACACCAAGAACATTTCCATATACAGTATGATGGGGTATCGGGTTAAAAGTTGGGTGCCGGATACCAGTACAAAAACACCGAGCATTGACCTAGGCCAACTCGATACGGGAACATACATCATGGTCATTGAATCGAATAAGAGGAAGATTACCAAGATGATTTATAAAGTTTGA
- a CDS encoding TonB-dependent receptor: MNHYIRIILTLLLCNTTFAQISVKGKVIDSQGIPVYGASISYTNSIAANKGGVITEEEGNFAFELKETGHYQFTVSYIGMESITFQKYLDQLKDYDLGVLKLQEKVERLQSVEVVGRARTDYNSDYSFSATKIAILNKELTQAISTVTKELIADRQAFKLADAVKVVSGVTPSSIYNQYNIRGISQNEEGQIINGLRTRQFYFLQPLTSNIEKVEVIKGPASASFASVDPGGSINMVTKKPLKENKKEVSFAVSSFSTLRGALDFTGPLNGDKTLLYRFNAAYEEAGSYRDLIKNKSILISPSFSYLPNDKTAINVEMIYNDMNGFLDRGQPIFGAIDGVTSLTSTPIGLNLGATNDFFNSKELILTGNLSHKFSDAISFNTSYMKQTWKEDLEEHRTISTFAVDIDNNTIPSLAAMRFVQRKQDWMVDNLNAYFNFDFKTGDLSHKLLVGYDLHYWKKQVGGGQNSARGYLLKDGTITNSFDASNAEAYQTITYNGLTLPKPNVAHFNLENPDYAIKITEDYTFNSRFAIPPALTTSNAVYIQEQLKWKRISLILGLRHEWFEDITNYNTNKELSFTNNKLIPRIGLTYEVNDNVNVYGTYLEGFQPQSNTVSLLPSTGQFFWADESASQFDPLLSDLTEFGIKADLFKKRIKVNMAVYEINQKNILMSANDPENPDLLTQRGADRSRGFEMDIAGYLLPNWQINASYSYIDAEIVSDANEALIGERKENTPRNSANLWTRYNFNQGSFFNDWGVGFGVQSQGSKIPWFTRAFEVPGFTIFDAAIYYTPAASNLQIALNAGNILDKTYWLGAQTYLRLFPGAPRNFTLSATYKF; this comes from the coding sequence ATGAACCACTATATAAGAATTATACTAACACTATTGCTGTGTAACACAACATTTGCCCAAATCTCCGTTAAGGGCAAGGTTATCGATAGCCAGGGGATACCCGTTTACGGGGCCTCCATTTCATATACCAATAGCATCGCGGCAAACAAGGGAGGTGTTATCACCGAAGAAGAAGGGAATTTTGCTTTTGAACTAAAGGAAACCGGCCACTATCAATTTACGGTAAGTTATATTGGTATGGAATCCATCACTTTTCAGAAATACCTCGATCAGCTAAAAGACTACGATTTAGGCGTGCTAAAATTGCAAGAGAAAGTAGAGCGACTACAATCGGTCGAAGTTGTCGGTAGGGCGAGAACCGATTACAATAGCGACTATTCCTTTTCCGCGACTAAAATCGCTATTCTGAATAAGGAACTGACCCAAGCTATTTCTACGGTAACCAAAGAGCTTATTGCCGACAGACAGGCTTTTAAACTAGCGGACGCCGTTAAAGTGGTGAGCGGGGTAACCCCTTCCAGTATCTACAACCAATACAACATTAGGGGGATTAGCCAGAATGAAGAAGGACAGATCATTAACGGACTACGGACCAGGCAGTTCTATTTTTTACAGCCATTGACTTCAAATATTGAAAAGGTAGAGGTCATAAAAGGACCGGCAAGTGCCAGCTTTGCCAGTGTAGACCCGGGCGGAAGTATAAACATGGTAACTAAAAAACCATTGAAAGAAAACAAAAAAGAGGTGTCTTTTGCCGTAAGCAGTTTTAGTACCCTTCGTGGGGCCTTGGATTTTACGGGGCCGTTAAATGGAGACAAGACATTGCTCTACCGCTTTAACGCGGCTTATGAAGAAGCCGGCTCTTACAGGGACTTGATAAAGAACAAGTCTATTTTAATTTCACCTTCTTTTAGCTATTTGCCCAACGATAAGACCGCCATCAACGTAGAGATGATCTACAATGATATGAACGGCTTTTTAGATCGTGGACAACCTATTTTTGGTGCGATTGATGGGGTTACTTCCTTGACCAGTACCCCTATTGGGCTCAACCTTGGCGCTACCAATGATTTTTTCAATTCAAAAGAATTGATCCTGACCGGAAATCTATCCCATAAATTCTCCGATGCCATTAGTTTCAATACTTCCTACATGAAACAGACGTGGAAGGAAGATTTGGAGGAACACCGTACGATTTCAACCTTTGCCGTAGATATCGACAATAATACCATTCCCAGTTTGGCCGCCATGCGCTTTGTGCAGCGAAAACAAGACTGGATGGTAGATAACCTGAACGCTTATTTCAATTTTGATTTTAAGACAGGGGACTTATCGCACAAATTGCTGGTTGGATACGATTTACATTACTGGAAAAAACAAGTGGGCGGGGGACAAAATTCCGCAAGGGGCTACCTCTTGAAAGACGGTACGATTACCAATTCTTTTGATGCGAGCAATGCCGAAGCCTACCAAACTATTACCTATAACGGACTGACCTTGCCAAAACCCAACGTAGCTCATTTTAATCTGGAAAACCCTGATTATGCTATCAAAATTACCGAGGATTACACGTTCAATTCCCGCTTTGCCATTCCTCCTGCGCTGACTACCAGTAATGCCGTTTATATTCAAGAGCAGCTGAAATGGAAAAGAATCAGCCTGATTCTTGGCTTACGGCACGAGTGGTTCGAAGATATTACCAATTACAATACGAATAAGGAACTGTCTTTTACCAACAATAAACTCATCCCTAGAATAGGACTGACCTACGAAGTAAACGATAATGTGAATGTGTACGGTACCTATTTGGAAGGGTTTCAGCCCCAATCCAATACGGTTTCCCTACTACCCAGTACGGGGCAGTTCTTTTGGGCGGATGAATCCGCTTCCCAATTCGACCCGTTACTTTCCGACCTGACCGAATTTGGGATAAAGGCAGATTTGTTCAAAAAGCGGATAAAGGTGAATATGGCGGTGTATGAAATCAACCAAAAGAATATTTTAATGAGCGCCAACGACCCTGAAAACCCGGATCTACTTACCCAACGTGGTGCGGACCGTAGCCGGGGATTTGAAATGGATATTGCCGGATATCTTTTGCCCAATTGGCAGATAAATGCTTCATATAGCTATATAGATGCGGAAATTGTTAGTGATGCCAATGAAGCGTTAATTGGTGAACGAAAGGAAAATACACCAAGAAACAGCGCCAACCTATGGACGCGCTACAACTTCAATCAAGGTAGCTTTTTTAATGATTGGGGCGTCGGTTTTGGCGTGCAGTCCCAAGGCAGTAAAATACCGTGGTTTACCAGGGCTTTTGAAGTTCCGGGCTTTACCATTTTTGATGCGGCCATTTACTACACTCCCGCGGCAAGCAACCTACAGATTGCCCTGAATGCCGGAAATATTCTTGATAAGACGTATTGGCTGGGGGCGCAAACCTACTTAAGATTGTTTCCCGGGGCACCCAGAAATTTCACTTTGTCGGCAACTTATAAATTTTAA
- a CDS encoding ABC transporter permease — translation MRKNVIYLLAGQLWKDAFRSKVMLIASVLIGVLLFFSAYSGWENYHDQNDTRGSMQHEVQESWENNPDKHPHRMAHYGSFAFRVKHILSVFDLGMENFVGNAVFLEAHKQNTVNFSEASMSTGLLRFGEVSMAMLLKIIVPLLIFYLGFNTIAQERENGTLKLLIGQGIGRKEIVFGKWLGLWSLSMIFLMAVFLVLLFFVVLESHGGLSGDSLYRYLVLLVSYLLFFAILCAITILVSAFSKTAKGALIKLLGIWLLFVIIVPKSLQAMGYYLYPTPSKIEMETAVEHDLIELGDSHNPDDPHFKALKDSVLLANKVDDVADLPFNYGGFVMAKGEALSAAVYQKHQRQLYWVYGKQNNVERYSAFVNPYTAIKNLSMAFSGTDFQSFLHFKGQAEVYRYKLAQEMNRLQMDLIPNKGKAGPDTISSDYWKSFPPFEYDSLSIPEVFKNELTSLMALLLWGILAIFGLLRLSSNLKAI, via the coding sequence ATGAGAAAAAATGTAATCTATTTATTGGCAGGCCAATTATGGAAAGATGCCTTTAGGTCAAAAGTGATGTTGATAGCATCGGTTTTAATAGGGGTTCTGTTATTCTTTTCGGCCTATAGCGGTTGGGAAAATTATCACGACCAAAACGATACACGCGGCTCCATGCAACACGAGGTTCAGGAAAGTTGGGAAAACAATCCTGACAAGCACCCCCACAGAATGGCCCATTACGGTTCGTTTGCCTTTAGGGTCAAACATATACTTAGCGTTTTCGATCTAGGCATGGAGAATTTTGTGGGCAATGCCGTGTTCTTGGAGGCCCACAAACAAAATACCGTGAATTTTTCGGAAGCGAGTATGTCTACCGGGCTTTTACGCTTCGGGGAAGTCAGTATGGCCATGTTGTTAAAGATAATCGTGCCGCTGTTAATTTTTTATTTGGGTTTTAATACTATAGCCCAAGAACGCGAAAATGGCACCTTAAAACTACTGATCGGCCAAGGTATTGGCAGAAAGGAAATTGTCTTTGGCAAATGGTTGGGCCTTTGGAGCCTGTCCATGATTTTTCTTATGGCCGTTTTTCTGGTACTGTTGTTTTTCGTCGTGTTGGAATCGCACGGTGGTCTATCGGGCGATAGTTTGTACCGGTATCTCGTGCTCCTAGTTTCCTATTTGTTGTTTTTCGCCATATTGTGCGCTATTACCATTTTGGTTTCCGCCTTTAGCAAGACGGCCAAGGGGGCATTGATAAAGCTCTTGGGGATTTGGTTGCTTTTTGTGATCATTGTTCCCAAATCTTTACAGGCCATGGGGTATTACCTCTACCCCACTCCTTCTAAAATAGAAATGGAAACGGCCGTAGAACACGATTTAATAGAACTAGGGGATAGTCATAATCCTGACGACCCGCATTTTAAGGCCTTAAAGGATTCTGTGCTCCTGGCCAATAAGGTAGACGATGTAGCGGATCTTCCCTTTAACTATGGAGGTTTTGTAATGGCCAAGGGTGAGGCCTTGAGCGCTGCAGTGTATCAAAAGCATCAAAGACAACTGTATTGGGTGTACGGTAAACAGAACAACGTAGAACGATATTCCGCCTTCGTAAACCCGTACACCGCTATAAAAAACTTGTCCATGGCCTTTTCGGGAACCGATTTTCAATCCTTTCTTCATTTTAAGGGGCAAGCGGAAGTATATCGGTACAAATTGGCCCAAGAGATGAACCGTTTGCAGATGGATTTAATTCCCAATAAGGGCAAAGCAGGGCCCGATACCATTTCCAGCGATTATTGGAAAAGTTTTCCTCCTTTCGAATATGATTCCTTAAGTATTCCCGAAGTGTTCAAAAATGAATTGACTTCCTTGATGGCGCTACTATTGTGGGGTATTTTGGCCATTTTCGGACTGTTAAGATTATCCTCTAACTTAAAAGCCATCTAG
- a CDS encoding ABC transporter ATP-binding protein has protein sequence MLKALNITKSYNGKMALKDVSFEVSKGEIFCLLGQNGAGKTTTINIFLGFIKKDGGKAFVADKEVGKDDTNQLTAYIPETVQLYGNLSGVENLDFFSRLAGFEYTMAKLEAFLSKTGLQEDAQHKRLSSYSKGMRQKVGIAIALAKNAEVIFMDEPTSGLDPKATAEFTKICKELADMGKVIFMATHDIFNAVELGNTIGIMKEGVLAQKLKASEIDANELKQLYLETI, from the coding sequence ATGTTAAAAGCATTGAACATTACCAAATCCTACAACGGAAAAATGGCTTTAAAAGATGTTTCTTTTGAAGTTTCCAAAGGAGAAATATTCTGTCTCTTAGGTCAAAATGGCGCAGGAAAGACCACGACCATCAATATCTTTTTGGGCTTTATTAAAAAGGATGGCGGCAAGGCCTTTGTGGCCGATAAGGAGGTCGGCAAGGACGACACCAATCAACTCACGGCCTATATCCCCGAAACGGTACAGTTGTACGGTAACCTCAGCGGGGTAGAAAACCTGGATTTCTTTAGTCGTTTGGCCGGTTTTGAGTATACCATGGCCAAATTGGAAGCCTTTTTGTCCAAAACGGGATTACAGGAAGATGCGCAGCATAAACGGCTATCGTCTTACTCCAAAGGAATGCGGCAAAAAGTGGGTATTGCCATTGCACTGGCCAAAAATGCAGAGGTCATTTTTATGGACGAACCCACTTCAGGCCTAGACCCCAAAGCCACTGCGGAATTCACCAAAATCTGTAAGGAACTTGCCGATATGGGCAAGGTCATCTTTATGGCGACCCATGATATTTTTAATGCCGTTGAATTGGGTAACACCATTGGCATTATGAAAGAAGGGGTCTTGGCCCAAAAATTAAAGGCCAGTGAAATCGACGCGAATGAATTAAAACAACTTTACCTAGAAACAATTTAG
- a CDS encoding Ig-like domain-containing protein: protein MNTYVYYSNIFKALCLLTAFFTQTSYSFNTPETASKVINCNTVDCILNAMINASPGDEIVIAAGTYTALEKLDLNSDGRAARFSSNRNGTASQPIIIRGASTSNRPVLKGPNGIYDGYVMRILGDHWIIKDLELEEGSKGLVLDHSSHSRIENVSVHDIGEEGIHLRDGSSNNLVTGCQVYNTGLNKPGFGEGLYVGSDKSQHQTEDQPNNPYSPNCNNNTIEFCTVGPNVAAEGVDVKEGTKNTIIRNNTFSAEGIAGEDSNSADAFIDLKGAYAFVYNNTFNLDGSELINACIDFLDRGTDYNTGFRNAVFNNTFNLGSRGNSINTVRKKQGAPSEIHVWNNTRNPNTDDFPVSDGTLAFVSQSCPSWNILPCSDDGGNTSPSVSITSPNNNSQVNAGSNLQISASANDPDGSISKVEFYNGSVKLGEALSFPYNYTINQIAVGTYDLTAVAIDNENNSTRSSTVRLVVIDGDTDGPADCAFGTPSSNALPQYDGVTFNKVYVLGSGGPDASNIKKLKIKWIPSANGLYVFSINTHNGQPSSYIDLRGKSKASFNSERPELSISGSGFPGLDGEYWVADDQGNFVMVSKSGSYTVYCSNEDQAPSCDAANQVDANKTEHIAHSIKLYPNPVTHGELTLANLYSEQTVISLMDLQGTILKREEVSIEGSTFQFIVDGIDQGIYFLRVENGSTVKTIPFSIK, encoded by the coding sequence ATGAACACTTATGTATATTATTCCAATATTTTTAAAGCACTTTGCCTTTTAACGGCATTCTTTACTCAAACAAGCTACTCCTTTAACACGCCTGAAACGGCCTCTAAAGTGATAAACTGTAATACGGTCGACTGTATTCTAAATGCGATGATAAACGCCTCGCCCGGAGATGAAATTGTCATAGCCGCAGGTACTTATACCGCCTTAGAGAAACTCGACTTAAATAGCGATGGAAGGGCCGCAAGGTTTTCATCGAATCGCAACGGTACCGCTTCACAACCTATAATCATTCGAGGGGCAAGTACCAGCAATAGGCCGGTGCTCAAAGGACCTAACGGTATTTACGATGGCTATGTCATGCGGATTTTAGGCGACCATTGGATTATCAAGGATTTGGAACTTGAAGAGGGTTCCAAGGGATTGGTCCTCGATCACTCAAGCCATAGCAGAATCGAAAACGTATCGGTGCACGATATCGGGGAAGAAGGTATTCACCTGAGGGACGGCTCGAGCAATAATTTGGTCACGGGCTGTCAAGTCTATAATACCGGACTTAACAAACCGGGCTTCGGGGAAGGCCTTTATGTCGGTTCGGACAAAAGCCAACATCAAACCGAGGACCAACCCAACAACCCCTATAGTCCCAATTGTAACAACAATACCATAGAATTCTGTACCGTAGGCCCAAACGTAGCGGCAGAAGGGGTAGACGTAAAAGAAGGCACAAAAAACACCATCATTCGAAACAACACCTTTTCTGCGGAAGGAATAGCAGGGGAGGACAGTAATAGTGCCGATGCCTTTATCGATTTAAAAGGCGCTTATGCCTTCGTATATAACAACACCTTCAACCTAGACGGCTCCGAGCTTATCAATGCCTGTATTGATTTTCTAGATCGAGGTACCGACTACAATACAGGTTTTAGAAACGCCGTTTTTAATAATACTTTTAATTTAGGAAGTAGGGGCAATAGTATCAATACCGTTAGAAAGAAACAAGGCGCCCCTTCGGAAATCCACGTATGGAATAATACCCGAAACCCCAACACGGATGATTTTCCCGTTTCGGATGGTACACTCGCATTTGTAAGCCAATCTTGTCCGAGCTGGAATATTCTTCCCTGTTCTGATGATGGAGGCAATACCTCTCCTTCCGTAAGCATCACTTCTCCCAATAATAATTCCCAAGTAAATGCGGGAAGTAATCTACAGATCAGCGCGTCGGCAAATGACCCCGATGGCTCCATTAGCAAGGTGGAGTTTTACAACGGTAGCGTTAAACTAGGGGAAGCCCTTTCCTTTCCCTACAACTACACCATAAACCAAATAGCCGTGGGAACCTATGATCTTACGGCCGTGGCGATCGATAACGAGAACAATAGCACAAGATCGTCAACGGTACGGCTCGTGGTGATTGACGGTGATACCGACGGTCCTGCCGACTGCGCTTTTGGAACCCCAAGTAGCAATGCCCTGCCCCAATACGATGGTGTGACCTTTAACAAGGTTTATGTTCTAGGCTCGGGCGGCCCCGACGCCTCGAACATTAAAAAGCTTAAGATCAAATGGATCCCCAGTGCCAACGGGCTCTATGTTTTTTCAATCAATACCCATAACGGGCAGCCATCCTCTTACATCGACCTTAGGGGCAAGAGCAAGGCAAGCTTTAACAGCGAGCGGCCCGAGCTTAGCATTTCAGGCTCCGGCTTTCCCGGACTCGACGGGGAATATTGGGTAGCCGATGACCAGGGCAATTTTGTGATGGTCTCAAAATCCGGAAGCTATACCGTATACTGTAGCAATGAAGACCAGGCCCCAAGTTGTGATGCGGCAAATCAGGTTGACGCCAATAAGACCGAACATATAGCGCATAGCATAAAGCTCTATCCCAACCCCGTTACCCATGGGGAATTGACGCTTGCCAATCTATACTCCGAGCAAACGGTAATATCGCTAATGGACCTCCAAGGCACTATCCTTAAAAGGGAAGAGGTTAGCATCGAGGGAAGTACCTTTCAATTTATTGTGGACGGTATCGACCAAGGTATCTATTTCTTACGTGTAGAGAATGGGTCGACCGTAAAAACGATTCCCTTCAGTATTAAATAA
- a CDS encoding DUF3526 domain-containing protein, protein MYSLLFKSFFRTKIFLVSLVLLMTVGLIGISIGKQYLVKQEKTIIAAQKFQEESIAKNVAYHSDDLGLLLYYLRFTLVKKPENINAISIGQSDVNPLLQAVTIRALEGQKYDTDFENPSLLMSGNLDLGFVIIYLFPLVLIAMTFNLYSEEKELGTWRILAAQTSGKARFLFKKLFVRVLFVFAILILLMFMASAILQIPMDQYFWALFLQSTLYLLFWSALCFWMVSLLKNSSFNALALVSVWVVLTILFPAVVNNYVINKYQVPEALDAMVEQRDGYHEKWDLEKSATMDGFFEAYPQFEQYPVPEDEFSWLWYYGMQHMGDMAAGETSKEMTEKVMLRNTVSEKFALFVPTMHAQLSFNTLAGTDMVGHLGFLKELTKFHENLRLDFYPKIFGKKSADRVDWKNYKAKFYTLEREVDWTYLMLPTLLITLLIGGFGVLNLRKL, encoded by the coding sequence ATGTATAGTTTATTGTTTAAATCATTCTTTAGAACGAAAATATTCTTGGTAAGTCTGGTTTTGTTGATGACCGTAGGGCTCATCGGCATTTCGATAGGCAAGCAGTACCTGGTAAAACAAGAAAAAACCATTATTGCCGCCCAAAAATTTCAAGAAGAAAGTATTGCGAAAAATGTAGCTTACCATAGTGATGATCTTGGATTGCTCTTGTATTACCTGCGATTTACCTTGGTGAAGAAACCCGAGAATATAAATGCCATTTCCATTGGACAGAGCGATGTGAATCCGCTTTTGCAGGCAGTAACCATTCGTGCTTTGGAAGGGCAGAAATACGATACCGATTTTGAAAACCCGTCCTTATTGATGTCGGGTAACCTGGATCTGGGATTTGTTATTATTTACCTCTTTCCCTTGGTTTTGATCGCTATGACCTTCAATTTATACTCGGAAGAAAAAGAATTGGGGACATGGCGTATTTTAGCGGCACAAACTTCGGGAAAAGCGAGGTTTCTATTTAAAAAGCTCTTTGTAAGGGTGCTCTTTGTTTTTGCTATTTTAATACTTCTTATGTTTATGGCGAGCGCTATCTTACAAATACCTATGGACCAATATTTTTGGGCCCTATTTCTACAAAGCACCTTGTATTTGTTGTTTTGGAGTGCGTTGTGTTTTTGGATGGTTTCCCTTTTAAAAAACTCTAGCTTCAATGCCCTGGCCTTAGTTTCCGTTTGGGTGGTGCTTACCATTTTGTTTCCCGCGGTGGTCAACAATTATGTGATCAATAAATATCAGGTGCCGGAAGCATTGGATGCCATGGTGGAACAGCGCGATGGGTATCACGAAAAATGGGATTTGGAAAAAAGCGCTACTATGGACGGTTTTTTTGAAGCCTATCCGCAGTTTGAGCAATATCCGGTTCCCGAAGATGAATTTTCGTGGCTTTGGTATTATGGCATGCAGCATATGGGCGATATGGCCGCAGGGGAAACCAGCAAGGAAATGACGGAAAAGGTGATGCTCCGTAACACTGTGAGCGAGAAGTTTGCTCTTTTCGTACCCACCATGCATGCCCAGTTAAGTTTCAATACTTTGGCAGGAACGGATATGGTTGGCCATTTGGGCTTCTTAAAAGAACTGACCAAGTTTCACGAAAACCTGCGTTTGGATTTTTACCCCAAAATCTTTGGGAAGAAATCCGCCGACAGGGTCGACTGGAAAAATTACAAGGCGAAGTTTTACACCTTGGAACGGGAAGTGGACTGGACTTACCTAATGCTTCCTACCCTACTGATTACCTTGCTAATCGGGGGCTTTGGAGTTTTGAACCTTCGGAAACTTTAA